A part of Acidisarcina sp. genomic DNA contains:
- a CDS encoding energy transducer TonB: protein MFEDSLIESTGRIKTKSKYYTIVGLVLNGSVLATMILIPLIYPEALPKQAMATLLVAPPPPPPPPPPPPPQVQVHQVRAVSEMVNNALTAPTKIPKTIKMISSEAPPAVGGGVAGMGEGMGASGGAMGSILSGIETKPTVVKAAPPKKMAVSSGVMQGNLLSKTTPVYPAIAKAARISGTVVLQATISKTGSIENLHVVSGPPMLQQAAMDAVRTWKYKPYLLNGEPVEVETQVNVVFNLGG, encoded by the coding sequence ATGTTTGAAGACAGCCTGATAGAATCGACCGGCAGAATCAAGACGAAAAGCAAGTACTACACAATCGTTGGCCTGGTCCTGAATGGTTCCGTACTTGCGACCATGATCTTGATTCCCCTGATCTATCCAGAAGCACTGCCGAAGCAGGCGATGGCGACCCTGCTGGTGGCACCGCCTCCACCCCCACCGCCTCCACCCCCGCCGCCCCCGCAAGTCCAGGTGCACCAGGTGCGGGCAGTCTCGGAGATGGTTAACAACGCTCTGACTGCGCCAACAAAGATTCCTAAAACCATCAAGATGATCAGCTCTGAAGCGCCGCCGGCGGTTGGTGGCGGTGTTGCAGGCATGGGCGAAGGTATGGGCGCAAGTGGCGGCGCGATGGGCAGCATTCTGAGCGGTATTGAGACCAAGCCCACGGTCGTTAAGGCCGCGCCTCCCAAGAAGATGGCAGTCTCCTCCGGTGTTATGCAGGGCAACCTGCTTAGCAAGACCACACCAGTGTATCCGGCGATTGCAAAGGCAGCGCGCATCTCTGGAACGGTTGTGCTCCAGGCGACGATCTCAAAGACTGGAAGCATCGAAAATTTGCACGTTGTAAGTGGGCCGCCCATGTTGCAGCAGGCGGCAATGGACGCTGTTCGAACCTGGAAGTATAAGCCCTACCTGCTCAATGGTGAGCCGGTCGAGGTTGAGACCCAGGTGAACGTTGTATTCAATCTTGGTGGTTGA
- the secF gene encoding protein translocase subunit SecF: MELFRDVNIDWLGKKWYFLGFSLVFSIAGVLSMLFWHHIPLGVDFHGGTLVYVKFDQQPDLARIRATADRAGIHDARIQAYGQAANHEVIIALAQKETSEARLDSGRQTIVQALETNYSPTGAANQGKLDLDNASRGAVADLLQQKDPLHLGTSPDSEKRYVQAANAVLDYRDKAHSGLLGSIDQLSSVTDPAIVAQLKQDSYLSGFTVRNVEIVGPQVGAQLRRQAMLAALYSLAGMLVYLWFRFEFIYGAAAVVAVFHDTLITVGFFSLFNKEITLTVIAAILTLIGYSMNDTIVVFDRIRENLRISRRENLADVVNRSINQTLSRTVLTSGLTFLTVISLYLFGGEVLHGFSFALVVGILIGTYSSIAVAAPMLVAYQNWRASRGKAAVLPAARRAKA; the protein is encoded by the coding sequence GTGGAATTGTTTCGTGATGTAAATATTGATTGGCTCGGGAAGAAGTGGTATTTCCTCGGCTTCTCGCTCGTTTTCAGCATCGCCGGCGTGCTGTCGATGCTCTTCTGGCATCACATTCCTCTCGGCGTGGACTTCCACGGCGGAACACTGGTCTACGTCAAATTTGACCAGCAGCCTGATCTGGCCCGCATCCGCGCGACTGCGGATCGCGCAGGCATCCACGATGCCCGTATCCAGGCATATGGCCAGGCCGCCAACCATGAAGTCATCATTGCGCTTGCCCAGAAAGAGACCAGCGAGGCCCGGTTGGACAGTGGCCGCCAAACGATCGTCCAGGCGCTGGAGACGAACTACTCCCCGACGGGAGCGGCAAATCAGGGCAAGCTCGACCTCGACAACGCGAGCCGTGGAGCGGTTGCTGACCTGTTGCAGCAGAAAGATCCGCTGCATCTCGGTACTTCGCCAGACTCGGAAAAGCGCTATGTCCAGGCAGCGAACGCTGTGCTCGACTATCGCGATAAGGCTCACAGCGGGCTCCTTGGATCGATTGACCAGTTGAGTTCGGTGACGGACCCCGCGATTGTTGCCCAGCTCAAGCAGGACAGCTATCTCTCCGGGTTTACCGTTCGGAATGTGGAGATTGTAGGCCCCCAGGTAGGTGCGCAGCTGCGTCGTCAGGCGATGCTTGCGGCCCTATATTCGCTGGCTGGCATGCTGGTGTACCTCTGGTTTCGGTTTGAGTTCATCTATGGTGCGGCAGCCGTCGTCGCCGTCTTCCACGACACGCTGATCACTGTGGGCTTCTTCAGCTTGTTCAACAAGGAAATTACCCTGACGGTGATCGCGGCCATTCTGACCCTGATTGGTTACTCGATGAACGACACGATCGTCGTCTTCGACCGTATCCGCGAAAATCTCCGCATCTCCCGTCGCGAGAACCTGGCAGACGTCGTCAACCGCAGCATTAATCAGACGCTTAGCCGGACGGTCTTGACCTCTGGGCTCACGTTCCTTACAGTTATCTCGCTCTACCTGTTCGGGGGAGAGGTGCTGCACGGTTTCTCCTTCGCCTTGGTGGTAGGCATCCTTATCGGAACCTATTCCTCGATTGCGGTCGCTGCTCCCATGCTCGTGGCGTACCAGAATTGGCGAGCTTCGCGCGGGAAAGCGGCAGTGTTGCCGGCTGCCCGTCGCGCAAAGGCCTGA
- the secD gene encoding protein translocase subunit SecD produces the protein MSKNLGTKALLILAVLLVFIFGIFGIPKGVDGKAWKTALTDRIHLGLDLRGGTHLILQVMVDDAVNAETDNTMKRIEQDLQQSGLTFSSVIKPDPKHPETVQVLGTPADRAGDVRSALNAKYSNQYDISSSADNAWTLTMKLSQLQTIQKHALQQAIETIRERIDKLGVSEPVIQEYGLGSNQILVELPGVDDPGRVKEIIQSTARLEIHHVLGGPFPDEAAALQSVGGVVPPDQVIMHGSGMVSSGDTADQVWILKRISEVAGSDFRDAQPSVDENQRPDVTFILTREAGERFYQFTSANIGNRLGVVLDNRVREVANIQQPIRDQGRITGGFTKEQSADLSLMLRTGALPASIRYLEERTVGPSLGADSIHQGVLASIIGMLAVMIFMLVYYRGAGINADLALFLNLVILLGFMGFSGSTLTLPGIAGVILTIGMGVDSNVLIFERIREELRAGKAPSAAVDQGFAHAWVTIIDTHVTTIVSAAILFLFGSGPVKGFAVTLTFGLLANLFTAVFVSRVIFDWHVNHHTRGEALSI, from the coding sequence ATGAGTAAGAACCTAGGCACCAAAGCACTTCTGATTCTCGCAGTCCTGCTTGTGTTCATCTTCGGCATCTTTGGTATTCCCAAGGGCGTAGATGGCAAGGCATGGAAGACCGCGCTCACCGACCGTATCCATCTGGGGCTCGACCTTCGCGGCGGCACTCACCTCATTCTTCAGGTGATGGTGGACGATGCCGTGAACGCCGAAACCGATAACACGATGAAGCGCATCGAGCAGGACCTGCAGCAGTCGGGCCTGACCTTCAGCTCCGTTATCAAGCCCGATCCGAAGCATCCGGAGACGGTGCAGGTTCTCGGGACTCCCGCCGACCGCGCCGGGGACGTTCGCAGCGCTCTGAACGCAAAGTACTCCAATCAGTACGACATCTCGTCGAGCGCGGATAACGCCTGGACGCTCACGATGAAGCTCTCCCAGTTGCAGACGATCCAGAAGCACGCTCTACAGCAGGCGATTGAGACCATCCGTGAGCGCATCGACAAGCTGGGAGTCAGCGAGCCGGTCATTCAGGAATACGGTTTGGGGTCGAATCAGATCCTTGTCGAACTGCCCGGCGTCGACGATCCCGGCCGCGTCAAGGAGATTATTCAATCGACGGCACGGCTGGAGATTCACCATGTGCTGGGCGGCCCATTCCCCGATGAGGCAGCGGCGCTGCAATCTGTCGGCGGAGTCGTCCCGCCGGATCAGGTCATTATGCACGGCTCCGGCATGGTCTCCAGTGGAGATACGGCGGACCAGGTGTGGATCCTCAAGCGCATCTCCGAAGTAGCTGGAAGCGACTTCCGCGATGCGCAGCCCTCGGTCGACGAGAACCAGCGCCCGGATGTCACCTTCATCCTGACGCGGGAAGCCGGTGAGCGCTTCTATCAGTTCACCAGCGCCAATATCGGCAATCGTCTTGGAGTTGTACTCGACAATCGCGTGCGCGAAGTGGCGAACATTCAACAGCCCATCCGCGACCAGGGACGCATTACCGGCGGTTTCACCAAGGAGCAATCGGCCGATCTCTCGCTGATGCTGCGTACCGGCGCTCTGCCCGCTTCGATTCGCTACCTGGAAGAGCGCACCGTTGGCCCGTCGCTGGGTGCGGATTCGATTCACCAGGGCGTGCTGGCTTCGATTATCGGCATGCTTGCCGTCATGATCTTCATGCTCGTCTATTACCGGGGCGCGGGGATCAATGCGGATCTGGCTCTGTTTCTGAACCTTGTAATCCTGCTTGGATTTATGGGTTTCAGCGGGTCTACCCTGACCCTGCCGGGAATTGCCGGAGTCATCCTGACGATTGGTATGGGCGTCGATTCCAACGTGCTGATCTTTGAGCGCATTCGCGAGGAACTGCGTGCGGGCAAGGCGCCCTCCGCGGCAGTGGATCAGGGGTTTGCGCATGCCTGGGTCACAATCATCGATACGCACGTGACCACCATCGTCTCGGCGGCTATCTTGTTCCTCTTCGGCAGTGGCCCGGTCAAGGGCTTCGCTGTCACACTCACTTTCGGTCTGCTGGCCAACCTCTTTACGGCGGTCTTTGTCTCGCGCGTAATCTTTGACTGGCACGTGAATCATCACACGCGGGGAGAAGCGCTCTCGATCTGA
- the yajC gene encoding preprotein translocase subunit YajC: protein MTFLALFLAAGAAQGYMTFLPFVLIIVVFYFMLIRPNQQRQKKWQEMLGSLKAGDKVTTTGGLRGTIISLKDDAVQLRIPPDNVKIEVVKTAIASVTTQEEVK, encoded by the coding sequence TTGACGTTTCTTGCTCTATTTCTCGCTGCCGGCGCTGCGCAGGGGTACATGACCTTCCTGCCCTTCGTCCTTATTATTGTTGTGTTCTATTTCATGCTGATTCGGCCCAACCAGCAGCGCCAGAAGAAGTGGCAGGAGATGCTGGGAAGCCTCAAGGCCGGGGATAAAGTCACGACCACGGGCGGCTTGCGGGGAACCATCATTTCCCTCAAGGATGATGCCGTCCAGCTTCGCATCCCTCCCGACAATGTCAAGATCGAGGTCGTGAAGACCGCCATCGCATCCGTCACCACACAAGAGGAAGTAAAGTAA
- the tgt gene encoding tRNA guanosine(34) transglycosylase Tgt, which produces MALKFQIHAMGGPARRATMSLPHQEVETPVFMPVGTVATVKAVPQHLLEELGAEIILGNTYHLYLRPGHELIRRMGGLHKFMSWPHALLTDSGGFQVFSLNELRKVTEEGVRFRSHLDGSSHFFSPEHSMDVQIALGADIVMAFDECTEYPAERSRAQASLELTLRWARRSKDHFDAHCQEAPWAADFPGQTQSLFGIVQGGMYPDLRRECAERLVEMDFPGYAIGGLSVGEPRALTREIIEQTLPLLPENKPCYVMGVGYPEEIVEYAAMGVDMMDCVLPTRAARHGLLFTSQGRLNIKNRAFAEDQGPADPNCSCMVCRRYTRAYLRHLMAAQEPLSAVLNTLHNLAFYLDTMRRVRDAIAIGTLPALLADVRAREDSRPGE; this is translated from the coding sequence ATGGCGCTTAAATTTCAGATTCATGCGATGGGTGGTCCAGCCCGCCGCGCCACGATGTCCCTGCCGCATCAGGAGGTAGAGACGCCCGTCTTTATGCCCGTGGGTACGGTGGCAACGGTCAAAGCCGTTCCTCAACATTTGTTGGAAGAGCTTGGGGCGGAGATCATCCTCGGCAACACCTACCATCTCTACCTGCGGCCGGGCCACGAACTCATCCGGCGGATGGGCGGGCTGCACAAATTCATGAGCTGGCCGCACGCCCTGCTCACCGACTCCGGGGGCTTTCAGGTCTTTAGCCTCAATGAGTTACGGAAGGTTACCGAAGAAGGCGTCCGTTTTCGGTCGCACCTCGACGGCTCCTCCCACTTCTTTTCGCCGGAGCATTCGATGGATGTGCAGATTGCCCTCGGCGCGGATATTGTGATGGCCTTTGATGAGTGCACCGAGTACCCGGCTGAGCGCTCGCGGGCGCAGGCATCGCTGGAGCTGACGCTGCGCTGGGCCCGCCGCAGCAAGGACCATTTTGATGCGCACTGCCAGGAAGCACCCTGGGCCGCCGACTTTCCCGGGCAGACGCAGAGCCTCTTCGGCATTGTCCAGGGCGGCATGTACCCCGATCTGCGCCGCGAGTGCGCCGAACGCCTGGTGGAGATGGACTTTCCCGGCTACGCCATTGGCGGCCTGAGTGTAGGAGAACCGCGAGCTCTTACCCGGGAGATCATCGAACAGACCCTGCCCCTGCTACCGGAGAACAAGCCCTGTTACGTGATGGGAGTGGGCTATCCCGAGGAGATTGTGGAGTATGCGGCTATGGGCGTCGACATGATGGATTGCGTTCTGCCCACGCGCGCTGCCCGTCATGGACTGCTTTTCACCTCTCAGGGGCGCCTGAATATCAAGAATCGGGCCTTCGCCGAAGATCAGGGGCCAGCCGATCCCAACTGCTCCTGCATGGTCTGCCGGCGCTATACCCGAGCCTACCTGCGCCACTTGATGGCCGCCCAGGAACCTCTGTCGGCAGTGCTGAATACGTTGCACAATCTGGCCTTCTACCTTGACACGATGCGGCGCGTGCGTGATGCTATTGCGATAGGTACCCTTCCTGCATTGCTGGCCGATGTACGCGCGCGTGAAGATTCGCGTCCCGGTGAGTAA
- a CDS encoding AI-2E family transporter, with translation MNDEANRAEAQGNRTLMEPDRSTRADATTTWKNTSLFLLTFGILLVCALIVYPFLAGITGAVVLATVTAKPYDWLKSRLHSPTLSATIALVAVVLIIVLPVSTVLAGLGQNALALANAVRDGSVQRSVDTVLAHHPTVTALLRDTSAKLDLEQATQSATAMLASWLGRVLSNSLAALIQLVIMLFLLFFLYRDRQQAISAVRLLLPLQDRETDYLLGRVADTIYATVLGRLVVASVQATLAGLAYWALGVPAPFLWAMVTLALSFIPGLGAFLVWVPVAVYLGLADHWVKAVILAGWGSLVVSTIDNVLYPILVGSRLRLHTIPIFLSVLGGIALLGVPGLVLGPVVLTIALALLLIWRERSGQLER, from the coding sequence GTGAACGATGAAGCGAACAGAGCGGAAGCACAAGGGAACAGAACGCTGATGGAGCCGGATCGCTCCACACGCGCGGATGCTACAACGACCTGGAAGAATACCTCTCTGTTTCTGCTCACCTTCGGAATCCTGTTGGTCTGCGCACTCATCGTTTATCCCTTTCTGGCGGGAATTACGGGAGCGGTCGTTCTGGCAACCGTCACCGCTAAGCCCTACGACTGGCTCAAGAGCCGGCTGCACAGTCCCACGCTGTCGGCCACGATCGCCCTGGTCGCCGTGGTGCTGATCATCGTTCTGCCGGTTTCGACGGTATTGGCCGGCCTTGGCCAGAATGCCCTTGCCTTAGCAAATGCCGTTCGCGATGGATCGGTACAACGCTCCGTCGATACCGTTCTCGCCCACCATCCGACGGTGACGGCTCTTCTCCGCGACACTTCAGCAAAGCTGGATCTGGAGCAGGCCACGCAGTCTGCGACGGCAATGCTGGCATCGTGGCTGGGGAGGGTGTTGTCCAACTCGCTTGCAGCCTTGATCCAGCTTGTGATCATGCTCTTCCTGCTCTTTTTCCTGTATCGCGACAGGCAACAGGCCATCTCCGCGGTTCGCCTGCTGCTGCCGCTTCAGGATCGCGAGACGGATTACCTGCTGGGGCGCGTGGCCGATACGATCTATGCCACGGTGCTGGGCAGGCTGGTTGTCGCCTCGGTGCAGGCTACTCTGGCGGGCCTGGCCTACTGGGCCCTTGGCGTCCCCGCGCCCTTTCTCTGGGCTATGGTCACGCTGGCGCTGAGCTTCATTCCAGGGTTGGGAGCCTTTCTCGTCTGGGTTCCCGTTGCTGTTTATCTGGGGCTGGCCGACCACTGGGTCAAAGCGGTCATTCTGGCTGGTTGGGGAAGCCTAGTCGTCAGCACCATTGACAATGTGCTCTATCCCATCCTGGTCGGCTCCCGGCTGCGCCTCCACACGATACCGATATTCCTGTCGGTGCTTGGCGGCATCGCTCTGCTCGGCGTTCCCGGTCTGGTGCTTGGACCGGTGGTTTTGACGATCGCCCTGGCACTGCTGCTGATCTGGCGCGAGCGAAGCGGTCAACTGGAGCGGTGA
- a CDS encoding TonB-dependent receptor: MPQRLKLLLLVVWLLCAILLWCALPAVAQQRVSGVVVDRQGRPVAGVSIFTPSGLVATTDAGGNFSGPSGVPLRFAAPAFATATATFLPGDAPRVVLNAAGPQQSITVTAYRTPLPVAESPASVRILTSGALRQAAAFSLDDKLRQVAGVELFRRSSSRVANPTSQGISLRGLGSTAASRTLVVADDVPQNDPFGGWIHWQDLPTLSIQSVEVVRGGASGLYGSGAIGGVVNLIPVRPGRDALSFLASYGGQNTREAAALGQGTYKKWAALASGGLFRTDGFILVAPAVRGPVDTASNLNAENGLVDIEHQSATMRIFVRGNGLNEARNNGTPLQKNGTRLWRYAGGLDWSDSSGGTLGLRLYGSTEHFRQTFSAISPSRMQERLTRLAQTPASELGAVAHWQQTLGDRLVLVVGGEVRDVRAEDTETPFPSRLRTSVSARQRQSSSYIEALWTPKQWTLTAGARVDLFRNFDARQSPASNVPLPRLDEDVFDPRVGLLRRIGPRFALTASGFRAFRAPTPNELYRNGQVGQELTIANPMLRTERATGWEAGSQISFPAATVRASYFWTQVNRPITALTLSATPTAIVKQRENLGQIESRGVAVDFETAPRSWLSVGGGYQFADATVTQSRQQPQIEGKWIPQVPRNMATLQATLHSSRFGTLAAQARASGRQYDDDANHFLLHGFFRVDASLSRSFGGADSHRFEVFAGVENMLDRAIEVGRTPVLTLGTPVTGRIGLRVELPGR; encoded by the coding sequence ATGCCGCAACGATTGAAATTGCTGCTCCTTGTCGTCTGGCTGCTGTGCGCCATCCTGCTGTGGTGCGCTCTTCCCGCAGTCGCGCAGCAACGGGTCAGCGGCGTTGTTGTCGATCGACAGGGAAGGCCCGTGGCAGGCGTCTCCATCTTCACTCCCTCTGGCCTTGTGGCGACCACCGATGCCGGTGGCAACTTCTCCGGGCCGTCCGGTGTTCCGCTACGCTTTGCGGCACCGGCATTTGCAACGGCTACTGCTACGTTTCTGCCGGGAGATGCTCCTCGCGTTGTTCTGAACGCAGCAGGCCCGCAACAAAGCATCACGGTTACCGCGTATCGCACTCCGCTTCCTGTGGCGGAGAGCCCGGCCAGCGTTCGGATTCTTACCTCGGGCGCGCTCCGGCAGGCTGCCGCATTCAGCCTCGATGACAAGTTACGGCAGGTCGCGGGAGTCGAGTTGTTTCGTCGCTCCAGCTCCCGCGTTGCCAACCCAACTTCGCAGGGAATCTCGCTGCGCGGCCTGGGCTCTACCGCTGCCAGCAGGACCCTGGTGGTTGCAGACGATGTGCCGCAGAACGATCCCTTTGGAGGATGGATTCATTGGCAGGATCTGCCGACGCTGTCTATACAGTCCGTGGAGGTTGTGCGTGGCGGCGCATCGGGTTTGTATGGCTCCGGCGCCATTGGCGGCGTGGTGAACCTGATCCCGGTGCGCCCCGGTCGCGATGCTCTCTCATTCCTCGCCAGCTATGGTGGGCAGAACACCCGCGAAGCAGCCGCGCTGGGCCAGGGCACGTACAAGAAGTGGGCGGCTCTTGCGAGCGGCGGGCTCTTTCGTACCGACGGCTTTATTCTGGTGGCCCCTGCTGTGCGCGGCCCTGTCGATACAGCCTCCAACCTGAATGCGGAGAATGGCCTGGTCGATATCGAGCATCAGTCGGCAACGATGAGGATCTTTGTCCGCGGCAATGGATTGAACGAGGCGCGCAATAACGGCACACCGCTGCAGAAGAACGGCACGCGGCTCTGGCGCTATGCCGGCGGGCTGGATTGGAGCGACTCGAGCGGCGGCACGCTGGGACTTCGCCTCTACGGCAGCACCGAGCACTTTCGGCAGACATTCTCGGCCATCTCGCCGAGCCGCATGCAGGAGAGGCTCACGCGCCTGGCTCAAACGCCGGCCAGCGAACTGGGAGCCGTGGCTCACTGGCAGCAAACGCTGGGCGACAGGCTCGTGCTGGTGGTGGGTGGCGAGGTGCGGGACGTTCGCGCCGAAGATACCGAAACGCCTTTCCCCAGTCGGCTTCGAACCAGCGTCAGCGCACGACAGCGCCAGAGCAGCTCCTACATCGAGGCGCTGTGGACGCCGAAACAATGGACGCTGACGGCTGGCGCTCGCGTGGATCTTTTCCGCAACTTCGATGCCCGTCAGAGTCCTGCCAGCAATGTCCCGCTCCCTCGGCTGGACGAGGATGTCTTCGATCCGCGCGTGGGGCTCTTGCGGCGCATCGGTCCGCGATTCGCGCTGACTGCCTCTGGCTTTCGCGCCTTTCGGGCACCAACGCCGAACGAGCTCTACCGCAATGGGCAGGTGGGGCAGGAGCTGACCATCGCCAATCCGATGCTGCGCACCGAGCGCGCGACTGGCTGGGAAGCAGGCTCGCAGATCTCTTTCCCGGCAGCCACTGTCCGCGCCAGCTACTTCTGGACGCAGGTGAATCGCCCCATCACGGCTCTGACGCTCTCCGCGACTCCGACGGCCATCGTGAAGCAGCGCGAAAACCTCGGTCAGATCGAAAGCCGCGGCGTGGCGGTAGATTTTGAGACGGCTCCGCGAAGCTGGCTCTCCGTTGGCGGCGGATATCAGTTTGCCGATGCCACGGTGACGCAGTCGCGGCAACAGCCTCAGATTGAGGGCAAGTGGATCCCACAGGTTCCACGGAACATGGCCACGCTCCAGGCCACTCTGCACTCCTCCAGATTTGGGACTCTTGCTGCGCAGGCTCGCGCCTCCGGGCGGCAATATGACGATGATGCCAATCATTTTCTACTTCACGGGTTCTTCCGCGTGGATGCAAGCCTCTCCCGCAGCTTTGGCGGCGCGGATAGCCACCGGTTCGAAGTCTTCGCCGGGGTGGAGAACATGCTGGATCGAGCAATTGAGGTGGGCCGCACGCCGGTGCTGACGCTGGGCACGCCGGTTACCGGAAGGATCGGTCTGAGGGTGGAGCTTCCTGGTCGGTGA
- the folK gene encoding 2-amino-4-hydroxy-6-hydroxymethyldihydropteridine diphosphokinase yields the protein MTHSAYIALGSNVASRWGTPVKTVRRAAEDLKKLGDVERISSLYITEPVGNTEQPVFVNAVLLLETSLTAEELLTRLLALELDFGRDRLTATPKGPRTLDLDLLFYDDVVLASPQLNLPHPELARRRFVLQPLAEIAPTLVHPILGVTIKKLLEDLPDAGPNRIDAVRRVA from the coding sequence GTGACGCACTCTGCCTACATTGCGCTCGGTTCAAATGTCGCTTCGCGCTGGGGCACTCCCGTGAAAACTGTGCGCCGCGCGGCAGAGGATCTCAAAAAGCTCGGCGATGTCGAGCGGATCTCATCGCTCTACATTACGGAGCCTGTAGGCAACACGGAGCAACCAGTCTTTGTCAATGCTGTGCTCCTGCTGGAGACCTCGTTGACGGCGGAGGAGCTGTTGACGAGACTGCTGGCTCTTGAGCTCGACTTTGGCCGGGATCGCCTGACGGCCACTCCGAAGGGGCCACGCACCCTGGACCTGGACCTGCTCTTCTATGACGATGTTGTGCTGGCCTCGCCTCAACTGAACCTTCCGCATCCCGAGCTTGCGCGGCGCAGGTTTGTGCTGCAGCCCCTGGCGGAGATAGCGCCGACCCTGGTGCATCCAATCCTCGGGGTAACCATTAAAAAGCTGCTGGAGGATCTGCCGGATGCAGGTCCCAATCGTATCGATGCAGTCCGCAGAGTCGCGTAA
- the nadD gene encoding nicotinate (nicotinamide) nucleotide adenylyltransferase — protein sequence MRIAFFGGSFDPPHCGHLAIARAAIDHLQLDRVLFAPVGTQPLKQELPPAGFDDRLAMVRLAIGDDPRLGVSLLDAPRADGQPNYTLRTLHELRQTLSPEDELFCLIGADSFLTLKEWHGAEDLLFACDFIVAGRPGFLLDNLGAALPEGVRVLGTPKLLEPDCLSILLESPSQRRSHLYVLPHLKIDISATEIRNALRAATVDPQGNGNGILPATVIAYIRAHGLYRHE from the coding sequence ATGCGTATTGCCTTTTTCGGCGGGAGTTTCGATCCGCCCCACTGCGGCCATCTGGCGATTGCGCGGGCCGCGATCGATCACCTGCAACTCGACCGCGTCCTGTTTGCGCCGGTAGGCACGCAGCCGTTGAAGCAGGAGTTGCCGCCAGCCGGATTTGACGATCGCCTCGCAATGGTTCGACTGGCTATTGGAGACGACCCCAGGCTGGGCGTCTCGCTTCTGGACGCACCGCGCGCCGACGGGCAGCCGAACTACACGCTGCGCACCCTGCACGAACTAAGGCAGACGCTCTCCCCCGAAGATGAGTTGTTCTGCCTCATCGGGGCTGACTCCTTCCTGACGCTCAAGGAGTGGCACGGAGCCGAGGATCTGCTCTTTGCCTGCGACTTCATAGTCGCTGGCAGACCAGGGTTTCTGCTGGATAACCTGGGAGCCGCTCTGCCGGAGGGAGTCCGCGTCCTCGGCACGCCAAAGCTCCTGGAGCCGGACTGCCTGTCGATCCTGCTCGAAAGCCCCTCCCAGCGGCGCTCGCATCTATACGTACTGCCGCATCTGAAGATAGACATCTCCGCCACCGAGATTCGCAATGCTCTGCGCGCGGCGACTGTCGATCCGCAAGGGAATGGGAACGGAATTCTGCCCGCTACGGTGATTGCCTACATCCGGGCGCATGGGCTTTATCGCCACGAATGA
- the rsfS gene encoding ribosome silencing factor, with amino-acid sequence MASLETRRMVLAAAAACEDKKAVDTRILELDPIDSGLTDFFLITSGTNTRQVVAIADEIEFRLKREFGVYANSVEGRRVGEWVLLDYVDFVVHVFLTEKRAFYDIERLRKSAKLVDLEQLKATLNEKVKAVREKRPAKKAAQAAAKKAAAKKTAVKKVAAKKATAAVTKEKTPAKKAGKAAPAKSAARKTATKKATVAVTKSPAKKKVASKKKA; translated from the coding sequence ATGGCATCCCTTGAGACACGCCGCATGGTGCTAGCTGCCGCCGCAGCCTGTGAAGACAAAAAGGCCGTAGATACGCGCATCCTTGAGCTGGACCCGATAGACTCCGGGTTGACCGACTTCTTTCTCATCACCAGCGGAACCAATACGCGGCAGGTCGTCGCCATCGCCGATGAGATTGAATTCCGCCTGAAGCGGGAGTTCGGCGTCTACGCGAACTCCGTCGAAGGGCGCCGGGTGGGCGAGTGGGTGTTGCTGGATTACGTGGATTTTGTGGTCCACGTCTTCTTAACGGAGAAACGCGCCTTCTACGATATTGAGCGCCTGCGAAAGTCGGCAAAGCTCGTGGATCTGGAACAGCTGAAGGCAACGCTCAACGAAAAGGTAAAAGCTGTGCGGGAGAAGCGCCCAGCGAAGAAGGCTGCCCAAGCCGCTGCAAAGAAAGCAGCCGCGAAGAAGACAGCAGTAAAGAAAGTGGCAGCAAAGAAAGCAACTGCAGCGGTTACAAAAGAAAAGACCCCCGCGAAAAAGGCTGGAAAAGCAGCTCCTGCAAAGAGCGCAGCGCGAAAGACAGCCACAAAGAAAGCAACCGTGGCTGTAACAAAATCACCTGCGAAGAAGAAAGTCGCCTCAAAAAAGAAGGCCTAG